One window of Flavobacterium dauae genomic DNA carries:
- a CDS encoding T9SS type A sorting domain-containing protein translates to MMKITQICVLIFLFCLGYGSKAQVASYAFTHQIGIFTPNSTSATNVAAVEADSGISAALPIGFNFVYGTSAYTQFFMSSNGFISLGSTGNSLTTNNLSTANAPNRPIIAPLWDDLDGNATVNSNNVSKASYELTGTAPNRVLTVEWLNWEWRYNSDDPVISFQVKLYETTNVIDFVYRQESGSIATGSASIGINDATGNGNGSFLNLDTDLSIPTVTSTSSVTDIDEKPANNQVFTFTPPVCLYKGAVTVTNVNIPTATLNLSIPAPVSMDFYITNGAIPTTSTTPTGTIAVGSTSLPLTGLSASAIYTVYVKYACAALGAEWYNTLQFNTPCGVVSNLFEGFENTEIGSSTDNTYPYCWSYIDTVTSSGYGYVSTSAEHNGNNGFYTYRSSTTSANYNGDVLLISPETNNLGNGTKQIRFWAKVSSSSYINNHVFEVYSINGTTATATKTLLQGNIPLTDSWQEFIIPLPVTTDDYFAFSFDRNGGAAYVYLDDIYYEDLETCFHPVNVTFTNITQSGADISWTASPQSTGGTGYEYEVRSSGAPGSGATGLEVTGTTTSTNTTITGLDPNTEYNVYIRGLCGTATSRWNFNPVTFKTLCAASSGFYENFDTTTVGSTSNESLPDCWSFIDDVVSSGYLYTYDASGGPQSGANYIRMYRTNSSSNSSQELVLISPVTDNLGNGGKQIRFSVRSYSTTTYVNKLEILSMPTNTSTTGATVIETLFPDQKTYQEYIVTLPASTDDYFGFRLAYNGVTTASAVAIDDIYYEDTPPPTLSTTQVDVLCNGASTGSATVTVTGGGLPLTYAWSPSGGTSDTATGLTAGTYTITVTDPVNRTATATVTITEPTAVVSNFIATNISCNGANDGSITIAPTGGVAPYTYLWNTNDTGTALTNLSPGTYSVTITDANGCTLVEDITITEPDVLDATGTQTDVSTYLGSDGEVVLTVTGGTTPYTYAWSPSGGTGDTASNLTAGTYTVLVTDANGCTTTEVFTITQPIPLMFQSVSKTNVKCNGGSDGTATVSVIGGNAPYTYLWTPTGGTNETATGLSAGTYTVEITDATPVTITHTFTITEPGVIVPTISNKKDVLCNGAKNGSATVTVTGGIAPFTYIWSNGTTTTNATVNNLDVGTYTVMITDANGCSSVTPATVTITQPAAIVINSANTTNVSCYGQNDGSVTVSVSGGVGPYTYIWSNGQSGTTISNLTKGNYTVTVTDVNNCSKTQSFTITEPPFVNTPVANNPNFCTGQNAKLSDIVISGSNIKWYDAATGGNILPATTALVNGTTYYATQTVGTCESARTPIKVNISQTTPLTTTQLSVCSNTRIQNMTIDGFNYTQLKWYSSATSTTPLASSQLLATQTYYISSVTGTCESSRQAIQVTVAATVPAPTASAQTVCSNTTLNDLVVTKDPNATLNWYSSTQSMIPLANTTVVASGTYYVQQVIGNCESPRVAVAVQVNNVTTPTIASITICEGITIADFNLIGSTNYIWYTDNSTTTALPDTYVITSGTYYIANELAGCISARKNVAVNVSTRPVSPTGQATQTFGPTKTVSDIKMDQPNVSWFASYDDAVKQINEIAKTTQLQDQTTYYGILTNANGCGSMPTAVLIKIDLGVQELDLAQLSYYPNPADSELNISYIEDINNVEIFTITGQKVLSKEFKSREVKVDLSGLSAGTYMVRIQTEKASQFIKIIKK, encoded by the coding sequence ATGATGAAAATTACGCAGATTTGCGTATTAATATTTCTATTTTGTTTGGGGTATGGTAGTAAAGCACAAGTAGCTTCATACGCCTTTACACATCAAATAGGAATATTTACGCCTAATTCAACAAGTGCAACTAACGTAGCTGCCGTTGAGGCAGATTCAGGCATTAGTGCGGCCTTACCCATAGGCTTTAATTTTGTATATGGCACAAGTGCATATACTCAATTTTTTATGAGTAGTAATGGGTTTATTTCATTAGGTTCAACAGGAAATTCTCTTACTACGAATAATTTATCTACAGCGAATGCACCAAACAGACCCATTATAGCTCCTCTATGGGATGATTTGGATGGAAATGCAACTGTAAATTCAAATAATGTATCAAAAGCATCTTATGAACTTACAGGTACTGCTCCTAATCGTGTTTTAACTGTAGAATGGCTAAATTGGGAATGGAGATATAATAGTGATGACCCTGTTATCTCGTTTCAAGTAAAGTTATATGAAACAACGAATGTTATAGATTTTGTTTATCGTCAAGAATCGGGTAGTATAGCAACGGGTAGTGCTTCTATAGGAATAAATGATGCTACAGGTAATGGGAATGGTTCATTCTTAAATTTGGATACTGATTTGTCAATACCAACAGTAACGAGCACTTCTTCTGTAACTGACATTGATGAAAAACCAGCAAACAATCAGGTGTTTACATTTACTCCTCCAGTATGTTTATATAAAGGTGCAGTAACTGTAACAAATGTTAATATCCCTACAGCTACATTAAATCTATCTATTCCTGCTCCGGTATCTATGGATTTTTATATTACAAATGGAGCAATTCCTACAACAAGTACTACACCTACAGGAACCATTGCAGTAGGATCGACATCTTTACCGCTTACAGGACTTTCAGCAAGTGCTATTTACACGGTCTATGTTAAGTATGCGTGTGCAGCTTTAGGAGCAGAATGGTATAACACACTTCAATTTAATACTCCTTGTGGAGTTGTTAGCAATCTCTTTGAAGGTTTTGAGAATACAGAAATAGGATCAAGTACAGATAATACATATCCTTATTGTTGGTCGTATATAGATACAGTAACGTCTTCGGGCTACGGTTACGTAAGTACCAGTGCAGAACATAATGGAAATAACGGATTTTATACATACCGCTCATCTACTACTTCGGCTAATTATAACGGAGATGTATTATTAATATCACCTGAAACAAACAATTTAGGAAACGGAACAAAACAAATTCGCTTTTGGGCAAAAGTGTCTTCAAGTTCTTATATTAATAACCATGTGTTTGAAGTGTACTCCATAAACGGCACTACAGCCACAGCTACCAAAACACTATTGCAAGGAAATATCCCGTTGACAGATTCTTGGCAAGAGTTTATCATTCCGTTGCCGGTTACTACCGATGATTACTTTGCTTTTTCGTTTGATCGCAACGGGGGGGCTGCTTACGTATATTTAGATGATATTTACTACGAAGATTTAGAAACGTGTTTTCACCCTGTAAATGTAACATTTACTAATATTACACAATCTGGAGCAGATATTTCATGGACCGCTTCACCACAATCAACAGGTGGTACAGGTTATGAGTATGAAGTAAGAAGTTCAGGAGCACCGGGTTCAGGAGCAACTGGTTTAGAAGTAACAGGTACAACCACTTCAACAAACACAACTATCACAGGCTTAGATCCTAATACGGAATATAATGTTTATATTCGAGGATTATGTGGAACAGCTACTAGTAGATGGAATTTTAATCCAGTAACATTTAAAACCTTATGTGCTGCTTCAAGTGGTTTTTATGAAAATTTTGACACTACCACCGTTGGTAGTACTTCGAACGAATCATTACCTGATTGTTGGAGTTTTATTGATGATGTTGTTTCTTCAGGGTATCTATATACTTATGATGCCTCTGGAGGTCCTCAATCAGGCGCAAATTACATCAGAATGTATAGAACAAATTCCTCTTCTAATAGTAGTCAAGAATTAGTTTTAATTTCTCCTGTAACAGATAATTTAGGTAATGGAGGTAAACAAATTCGTTTTTCTGTACGCTCATATAGCACAACTACATATGTAAATAAATTGGAAATACTTAGTATGCCAACAAATACGTCAACTACTGGTGCAACCGTAATAGAAACTTTATTTCCAGATCAAAAAACGTATCAAGAATACATTGTAACGTTACCTGCTTCAACAGATGATTATTTTGGTTTTAGATTAGCTTATAATGGAGTAACTACTGCTTCGGCAGTAGCTATAGACGACATATATTACGAAGATACGCCACCACCAACATTAAGTACCACACAAGTTGATGTATTGTGTAACGGTGCGAGTACAGGTAGTGCTACTGTTACCGTAACAGGTGGTGGATTGCCTTTAACATATGCTTGGTCTCCATCCGGAGGGACTAGTGATACAGCAACTGGATTAACAGCCGGGACTTATACCATTACAGTAACAGATCCTGTTAATCGAACAGCAACGGCAACGGTTACAATTACTGAACCTACAGCAGTAGTATCTAACTTCATTGCAACAAATATTAGTTGTAATGGAGCAAACGATGGTAGTATCACTATTGCACCAACCGGAGGTGTGGCACCTTATACTTATTTGTGGAACACCAATGATACAGGTACGGCTCTTACAAATTTATCACCGGGCACCTATTCGGTTACCATTACAGATGCAAATGGTTGTACATTAGTAGAAGATATAACAATCACAGAACCAGATGTTTTAGATGCAACAGGTACACAAACTGATGTAAGCACTTATTTAGGTAGTGATGGTGAGGTTGTTCTAACAGTTACCGGAGGTACAACTCCTTATACATACGCTTGGTCACCATCTGGCGGAACTGGTGATACAGCATCAAACTTAACTGCCGGTACCTACACAGTATTGGTAACAGATGCAAATGGTTGTACAACAACAGAAGTTTTCACAATCACGCAGCCTATTCCGTTAATGTTCCAATCCGTATCAAAAACAAATGTGAAATGTAACGGAGGAAGTGATGGAACAGCAACCGTTTCGGTTATAGGTGGAAATGCCCCATATACCTATTTATGGACACCAACCGGCGGAACAAATGAAACAGCTACAGGCTTATCAGCAGGAACTTATACTGTTGAAATAACAGATGCCACTCCGGTTACAATCACACACACTTTTACTATTACAGAGCCTGGAGTAATTGTTCCAACAATATCTAATAAAAAAGATGTGCTGTGTAATGGAGCTAAAAACGGAAGTGCCACAGTAACTGTTACAGGAGGAATAGCACCATTTACCTACATATGGTCTAATGGAACAACAACTACAAATGCTACCGTTAATAATTTAGATGTGGGAACTTATACTGTAATGATAACCGATGCAAATGGTTGTAGTTCTGTTACACCGGCAACAGTAACCATTACACAACCTGCAGCTATCGTTATCAATAGTGCAAACACAACAAACGTTAGTTGTTATGGTCAAAATGATGGATCTGTAACCGTTTCTGTTTCCGGAGGTGTTGGCCCTTATACTTACATATGGTCAAACGGTCAAAGTGGAACAACAATCAGTAACTTAACAAAAGGTAATTATACCGTAACTGTGACCGATGTTAATAACTGTTCAAAAACACAATCGTTTACCATTACAGAACCGCCATTTGTTAATACACCAGTTGCCAATAATCCAAATTTCTGTACTGGTCAAAATGCAAAACTTTCTGATATTGTAATTTCAGGAAGCAACATTAAATGGTACGATGCTGCTACAGGGGGTAATATATTGCCTGCAACAACAGCCTTGGTTAATGGAACAACATATTACGCAACACAAACGGTAGGTACTTGTGAAAGTGCAAGAACGCCAATTAAGGTAAATATATCTCAAACAACTCCGCTAACTACCACACAATTGAGTGTTTGCAGCAATACAAGAATCCAAAATATGACTATTGACGGATTTAACTATACACAGTTAAAATGGTATAGCAGTGCAACAAGTACTACTCCGTTAGCATCAAGCCAATTGCTTGCAACACAAACATACTACATAAGCTCGGTTACAGGAACCTGTGAATCATCAAGACAAGCAATACAGGTAACCGTTGCAGCTACAGTACCGGCACCAACCGCATCAGCCCAAACGGTATGTAGCAATACAACCCTAAACGATTTAGTTGTTACAAAAGATCCAAATGCAACCTTGAACTGGTATTCGTCTACACAATCTATGATTCCATTGGCAAATACCACCGTAGTAGCTTCTGGTACGTATTATGTACAACAAGTTATCGGTAATTGCGAATCACCTCGTGTTGCTGTTGCAGTACAGGTAAATAATGTTACCACACCTACGATTGCATCAATTACAATATGTGAAGGTATTACCATTGCAGATTTCAATCTTATTGGTTCAACCAATTATATTTGGTACACAGATAACAGTACAACCACGGCATTACCTGATACCTACGTAATTACATCGGGTACTTATTACATAGCAAACGAGTTAGCAGGATGTATTTCGGCAAGAAAAAATGTAGCAGTAAATGTTTCTACCCGACCTGTAAGTCCAACAGGGCAAGCCACACAAACGTTTGGACCAACTAAAACGGTTTCAGATATAAAAATGGATCAACCTAATGTAAGTTGGTTTGCAAGTTATGACGATGCGGTAAAACAAATCAACGAAATTGCTAAAACTACTCAGTTGCAGGATCAAACGACATACTATGGAATCTTAACAAATGCTAATGGTTGCGGCAGTATGCCAACAGCAGTTTTAATAAAAATTGACTTAGGTGTTCAGGAGTTAGATCTGGCACAGTTGAGCTACTACCCTAACCCGGCTGATTCTGAATTGAACATAAGCTATATTGAAGATATCAATAACGTAGAAATCTTTACCATTACCGGTCAAAAGGTATTAAGTAAAGAATTTAAATCGCGTGAGGTTAAGGTGGATCTTTCTGGTTTAAGTGCAGGAACTTATATGGTAAGAATCCAAACCGAAAAGGCTTCGCAATTCATTAAAATTATTAAAAAATAA
- a CDS encoding aspartate kinase: MRVFKFGGASIKDPQAIRNVLHVLKTVGFNNSLIIASAMGKTTNALEDVINAYFKKPKELKNAIQTVKDFHFNIVDELFENKNHLVFDKVNVLFSEMEFFLSINKSPNYNFVYDQIVSYGEIVSTTILSYFFNDQDIENVWVDARNLIKTDTTYRDGMVDWKATEQNITNQLQGKKLYVTQGFIGSDPNHFSVTLGREGSDYSAAIFAYCLNAESVTIWKDVPGVLNADPRYFDDTVLLNQISYHEAIELAFYGASVIHPKTLQPLQRKEIPLYVKSFVNPTLPGTTVSKGADLEPATSCFIVKKNQLLISISSKDFSFIMENQVGDIFRMFGEQHIKVNVIQNAAISFTVCVEDKFGNFAGMLPELSNNFNVTYNEDVALYTIRHFTNEAANKVIQGKEVLLQQINRETIQIVTKE; the protein is encoded by the coding sequence ATGAGAGTATTTAAATTTGGAGGTGCATCGATCAAAGATCCGCAGGCAATTCGCAACGTGTTACACGTTTTAAAAACCGTAGGTTTTAATAACAGTTTAATTATCGCTTCGGCAATGGGCAAGACAACCAACGCCTTAGAAGATGTAATAAACGCTTACTTTAAGAAGCCTAAGGAACTGAAGAACGCCATTCAAACTGTTAAAGATTTTCATTTTAATATAGTAGATGAACTTTTTGAGAATAAAAATCATTTGGTTTTTGATAAAGTAAATGTTTTGTTTAGCGAGATGGAGTTTTTTTTATCAATAAACAAATCGCCGAATTACAACTTTGTTTACGATCAAATTGTATCGTACGGAGAAATTGTTTCTACAACCATTTTAAGTTATTTCTTTAACGATCAGGATATAGAAAACGTTTGGGTTGATGCCCGGAATTTAATTAAAACAGATACTACGTATCGTGACGGTATGGTAGATTGGAAGGCAACCGAGCAAAACATTACCAACCAGTTACAAGGAAAAAAACTATACGTTACACAAGGTTTTATAGGGTCTGATCCCAATCATTTTTCGGTAACCTTAGGGCGTGAAGGTTCCGATTATTCCGCAGCTATTTTTGCATATTGCTTAAATGCCGAAAGTGTTACTATTTGGAAAGATGTGCCCGGTGTTTTAAATGCCGATCCGCGTTATTTTGACGATACCGTTTTGTTAAACCAAATTTCGTATCACGAAGCCATTGAGTTAGCTTTTTACGGTGCATCGGTCATTCACCCAAAAACGTTACAACCGTTACAGCGAAAAGAAATTCCGTTATATGTAAAATCATTTGTAAATCCTACGTTACCTGGAACAACGGTTTCTAAAGGTGCAGATTTAGAGCCTGCTACATCGTGTTTTATTGTAAAGAAAAACCAATTGTTGATTTCGATTTCGTCTAAAGATTTTTCGTTTATTATGGAAAATCAGGTCGGAGATATTTTTAGAATGTTTGGCGAGCAACACATTAAGGTAAACGTTATTCAAAATGCCGCTATTAGTTTTACTGTTTGCGTGGAAGATAAATTTGGAAACTTTGCAGGAATGTTACCTGAGCTTTCTAACAACTTCAATGTTACTTATAATGAAGATGTTGCTTTGTACACCATTCGTCATTTTACCAATGAAGCTGCAAATAAAGTGATTCAAGGTAAAGAAGTTTTATTACAGCAAATTAACCGGGAAACGATACAGATTGTAACAAAAGAATAA
- the fbp gene encoding class 1 fructose-bisphosphatase, translated as MQERYTTLGEFIIKKQEDFPYSSGELSRLINSIRLAAKIVAQKVNQAGLVDITGAFGKENIQGEQQQKLDVFANDVFIQTLVNREIVCGIGSEENDDFISICGADGSNSNKYVVLMDPLDGSSNIDVNVSVGTIFSIYRRISEEGTPVTQADFLQKGINQVAAGYVIYGSSTMLIYTTGNGVNGFTLDPAMGTFFLSHPDMKIAEDGAIFSVNEGNFNQFEQGVKDYIGYCKDHSYSGRYIGSLVADVHRNILKGGIYMYPGTVAKPNGKLRLLYECNPFAMIIEQAGGKATDGKQRILEIEPTELHQRVPIFCGSKNMIEKLERFL; from the coding sequence ATGCAAGAAAGATATACCACATTAGGCGAATTTATCATTAAAAAACAAGAAGATTTTCCTTATTCATCGGGCGAATTGTCCCGATTGATAAATTCTATCAGGCTGGCTGCAAAGATTGTTGCCCAAAAAGTTAATCAGGCAGGTTTGGTAGATATTACCGGAGCTTTTGGTAAAGAGAATATCCAAGGCGAGCAGCAACAGAAATTAGATGTTTTCGCAAACGATGTCTTTATTCAAACATTAGTTAACCGTGAAATTGTATGTGGTATTGGATCCGAAGAAAACGACGATTTTATTTCGATTTGCGGAGCCGATGGCAGTAACAGCAACAAATATGTGGTTTTGATGGATCCTTTAGACGGATCGTCGAACATAGATGTAAACGTATCGGTGGGAACAATCTTTTCAATTTACCGAAGAATTTCTGAAGAAGGAACCCCCGTAACACAAGCCGATTTTCTTCAAAAAGGAATCAATCAGGTAGCGGCAGGTTATGTAATTTACGGCTCGTCAACTATGTTGATTTATACCACCGGAAACGGCGTAAACGGTTTTACGTTAGATCCGGCAATGGGAACGTTCTTTTTATCGCATCCCGATATGAAAATTGCCGAAGACGGAGCCATTTTTTCTGTAAACGAAGGAAATTTTAATCAATTTGAACAAGGTGTAAAAGACTACATTGGTTATTGTAAAGACCATTCGTACAGCGGGCGTTATATTGGCAGTTTGGTTGCCGATGTGCACCGCAACATTTTAAAAGGTGGTATTTATATGTATCCGGGCACGGTTGCTAAACCCAACGGAAAGTTGCGATTGCTGTATGAATGCAACCCTTTTGCTATGATTATTGAACAAGCGGGCGGTAAAGCTACAGACGGCAAGCAGCGAATTTTAGAAATTGAACCTACAGAATTACATCAACGCGTACCTATCTTCTGCGGAAGTAAAAATATGATAGAAAAATTAGAACGTTTTTTATAA
- a CDS encoding carboxypeptidase-like regulatory domain-containing protein → MRYFYILMCCFLSVFTNAQTIKGIVLSAESGKPIEAASVFLDNTTIATESDSEGNFQINIPANNKNQLVVSAFGYEYFIVSDPTKTTNLKIQLKTEDTLLEELIIDKNVFTRKQMLKAFKHFFIGNTKNAKRTKILNEDDLVFYYDTKTNLFSTYSDKPVIINNKNLGYTINFHLDTFQVQFNYQTLDPKNYVNSFYLGYSQFIETSKSKDKIIKNREETYKNSSAAFFKNLMLNNLESEDFILAVNGLKVDPLEYFKIDKALDFSTICVIQKPVRKTPVVDKKAFVNGVIDPNKITKYKETQVPFTILNMKTKEQSIMYFQQECTQVSTSGQLLKPTDVLFGGFFGDLKTADMLPFDFTVSIPEIKTNNAETTNEMPVYADFEKEAIDFYTSKDYISHVKARKSFSDKLNVKYNDKVHEPFALWIDKNLKNTSFTSKEEAINLHDHFVSTYKAIKNQQKDIEKKEDHFRKIYGEKKFDEMYSKAILGGIISKAEFSKPE, encoded by the coding sequence ATGAGGTATTTTTACATATTGATGTGTTGTTTTTTAAGTGTATTTACAAACGCACAAACAATTAAAGGAATTGTTTTAAGTGCCGAAAGTGGCAAGCCCATAGAAGCTGCATCGGTTTTTTTAGATAATACAACCATTGCCACAGAATCAGATTCCGAAGGAAATTTTCAGATCAATATTCCTGCAAACAATAAAAACCAGCTGGTTGTAAGTGCTTTTGGATACGAATATTTCATTGTATCAGATCCAACCAAAACCACTAATTTAAAAATTCAGCTTAAAACAGAAGACACCCTTTTAGAAGAATTAATCATAGACAAAAACGTTTTTACTAGAAAACAAATGTTAAAAGCTTTCAAACATTTTTTTATAGGAAACACCAAAAATGCCAAACGCACAAAAATTTTAAACGAAGACGATTTAGTATTTTATTACGATACCAAAACTAACCTATTTTCTACGTATTCAGATAAACCAGTCATTATCAATAATAAAAACTTGGGATATACCATCAATTTCCATTTAGATACTTTTCAGGTACAGTTTAATTATCAAACGTTAGACCCTAAAAATTATGTAAATAGTTTTTATTTGGGTTATTCGCAATTTATCGAAACATCAAAATCAAAAGATAAAATCATTAAAAACCGAGAAGAGACTTATAAAAATTCATCGGCAGCTTTTTTTAAAAATTTAATGTTAAATAATTTAGAATCAGAAGATTTTATATTAGCGGTAAACGGCTTAAAAGTTGATCCATTAGAATATTTTAAAATTGATAAAGCATTAGATTTTTCAACAATTTGCGTAATCCAAAAACCAGTCCGTAAAACACCGGTAGTTGATAAAAAAGCTTTTGTAAACGGTGTAATTGATCCCAATAAAATTACCAAGTATAAAGAAACCCAAGTGCCCTTTACAATTTTAAATATGAAAACAAAAGAGCAGTCTATAATGTATTTTCAACAAGAATGTACGCAGGTTTCAACTAGCGGACAACTGTTAAAACCAACCGATGTTTTATTTGGTGGTTTTTTTGGTGATTTAAAAACTGCCGATATGTTACCTTTTGATTTTACTGTTTCAATACCAGAGATAAAAACAAATAATGCGGAAACAACTAATGAAATGCCTGTTTATGCCGATTTTGAAAAAGAAGCAATTGATTTTTATACCTCAAAAGATTATATTTCACATGTTAAAGCTCGTAAATCTTTTTCTGATAAATTAAACGTTAAGTATAACGATAAAGTCCATGAACCTTTTGCCCTTTGGATTGATAAAAATCTAAAAAACACCTCGTTTACCTCGAAAGAAGAAGCAATAAATCTGCATGACCATTTTGTTTCGACTTATAAAGCTATAAAGAATCAACAAAAAGATATAGAAAAAAAAGAAGATCATTTTCGTAAAATTTATGGAGAAAAGAAGTTTGACGAAATGTATTCAAAAGCTATTTTAGGAGGTATTATCAGTAAAGCTGAATTTTCTAAACCAGAATAA